A window of Cryptomeria japonica chromosome 3, Sugi_1.0, whole genome shotgun sequence contains these coding sequences:
- the LOC131073076 gene encoding aspartic proteinase nepenthesin-2: MDFSKLLGFVAFICFSISMTASFSIGQFNLRVNLTRRSEEGLNSTERLRGAVERSKRRMNMIEAFVKQQITGQLDAETPIRVGNGEFLMSVAVGTPSVSFEAIVDTGSDLIWTQCMPCKNCYDQPTPIFDPSKSSTYSRVPCTNSFCDALESFKTGCNPDCTFDYTYGTGETRGDLAYESFSIGDGSGSMVEGIAFGCGHDNKGRGFSQGGGLVGLGRGPLSLISQLGSKVDNKFSYCLLPITDSPSQTSPLIFGDGDSLSGANTIPLIKNSVNPSFWYIPVTGITLNGKPLNIPSGTFDLQSNGNGGMIIDSGTTITYLIEAAYNPLREAIQSAVDVAPVESSSGDLCYQTSDNVALPSLTFNFKGGVNYDLPPENVFIPQSGDLLCLAMGASSGISIFGNIQQQNFYILYDNAQNTLSFKPTKCDSL; this comes from the coding sequence ATGGACTTCTCCAAACTGTTGGGCTTCGTGGCTTTCATATGTTTTAGTATTTCCATGACAGCATCTTTTTCGATCGGACAGTTCAATTTGAGGGTGAATTTGACGCGTAGATCAGAGGAAGGCCTCAATTCTACCGAGCGATTGCGTGGGGCGGTGGAACGAAGTAAGAGACGAATGAATATGATAGAGGCGTTTGTAAAGCAGCAGATAACTGGGCAGTTAGACGCTGAAACGCCCATTCGCGTGGGAAACGGAGAATTTCTGATGAGCGTTGCAGTGGGAACGCCCTCGGTGAGTTTCGAAGCGATTGTCGACACCGGGAGTGATCTGATTTGGACTCAGTGCATGCCTTGCAAGAACTGCTACGATCAGCCTACGCCAATCTTCGACCCATCCAAATCGTCCACGTATTCCAGAGTTCCCTGCACTAACTCTTTTTGCGATGCTTTAGAGAGTTTTAAAACTGGATGCAATCCAGATTGTACTTTCGATTATACCTATGGCACTGGTGAGACTAGAGGTGACCTGGCTTACGAGTCATTCTCCATTGGGGACGGCAGCGGCAGCATGGTTGAAGGAATTGCTTTTGGATGCGGCCATGACAACAAAGGACGAGGATTCTCTCAGGGCGGCGGTCTTGTGGGACTGGGAAGAGGTCCTCTCTCACTCATCTCTCAGCTGGGCTCCAAGGTAGACAACAAATTCTCTTACTGTCTCTTGCCCATCACCGACTCTCCTTCACAAACCAGCCCTCTCATATTCGGTGACGGCGATTCCTTGAGCGGAGCCAACACGATCCCACTCATTAAGAACAGTGTGAATCCTTCTTTCTGGTATATTCCTGTCACAGGAATCACCCTCAATGGCAAGCCTCTAAATATTCCTTCTGGAACTTTCGATCTGCAATCGAACGGTAACGGAGGCATGATCATTGACTCGGGAACTACCATTACCTATTTAATCGAGGCTGCCTACAATCCTCTCAGAGAAGCAATTCAGTCCGCGGTTGATGTCGCTCCTGTAGAAAGCTCTTCGGGGGATCTGTGTTACCAGACATCAGATAATGTCGCCCTGCCTTCCCTCACTTTCAACTTCAAGGGAGGCGTGAATTATGATCTTCCACCAGAAAACGTTTTCATTCCTCAATCTGGGGATCTCTTATGCCTCGCCATGGGTGCCTCGAGCGGAATTTCCATCTTTGGAAATATACAACAGCAGAACTTCTACATCCTTTACGACAATGCTCAGAACACACTCTCCTTTAAGCCCACTAAATGTGATTCTCTTTAA